One region of Oxalobacteraceae bacterium OTU3CAMAD1 genomic DNA includes:
- a CDS encoding EAL domain-containing protein: protein MPQTPKESIPLPHQAAEMFCLMVQEIKECAIFLMDTRGIITSWNRAAEVMKGYRADEAIGQHLSLLYRDEDKARGWADHNLGEAAKHGFYSEETWRRKKDGSLFWAHIALTGLRDEHDQLVGFSKVTMDLTRHKLLEQCLDEKEENRRIMTAANAGTWKWDAASRRLELSPALKQLLGYDAGGPEPDASDWRTLVDPQDVPAVCGRLRTMMTAMPAQPLTLEVRLCRQDGHCRWFFVRADWTRDSGEQGELSGVCVDIHDMRLLAEERERLLNELQVMRLRFRAIIDQMPSGVFVADVPSGKLLYQNLKAGRIFGATLDEIASYHDYVRVDVRDPDGRPLLAHEFPLAQAILTGQPVPARELVFHPPGAAPRYFRVGATPVQADGDERRMAVAVANDIDDLKRAQESLRAEKERAEVTLRAISNGVITTGLDGRIDSMNTAAERLTGWSQQQACGLSLDQILQLDQEPAADPVDPAQPGAGTTPAMEPVLRCMRENRPVTSAAPAVLQSRNGNRHTIEYAAAPLQLPDNRTGGAVLVLNDVTESRGLLKNLSYQASHDVLTGLVNRREFGVRLQRALDRTAKAGVSDSALLYLDLDQFKIVNDTCGHAAGDDLLRQLSVAYGTHVRERDTLARIGGDEFALIVEHCTVDEAKVVANKLLETTRNFRYICNNQVFRLGVSIGLTPLDGGTTTMEEALRQADHACYIAKESGRNRVFLQQRGGAEIAQRRNDMYWVKRLGDAFRNDDLQLYYQPIRALGGAGNGGLHYEILLRMKDGSAGPVGPTSFLPAAERYDIMQEVDRWVLDRSLAWLEGHPGHVDRLELCTINLSQRALADPGFQQYAAGRIQAVAVPADKLCFEITETGAFANLQNTLSFVLALQQLGCRFALDDFGTGMASFAYLKQLPVNYVKIDGSFIQLMTSSTVDFEMVRFTNDISHIMGRRTIAEFVNDQDTLAKLTEIGVDYAQGFMLGEPRPLEV, encoded by the coding sequence ATGCCGCAAACTCCCAAAGAATCGATACCGTTGCCGCACCAGGCGGCCGAGATGTTCTGCCTGATGGTGCAGGAGATCAAGGAATGCGCCATCTTCCTGATGGATACGCGCGGCATCATCACCAGCTGGAACCGCGCGGCCGAGGTCATGAAAGGCTACCGCGCCGACGAGGCGATCGGCCAGCACCTGTCGCTGCTGTACCGTGACGAGGACAAGGCGCGCGGCTGGGCCGACCACAATCTGGGCGAGGCGGCCAAGCACGGCTTCTACAGCGAGGAAACCTGGCGCAGGAAAAAGGACGGCAGCCTGTTCTGGGCGCACATCGCCTTGACCGGCCTGCGCGACGAGCACGACCAACTGGTCGGCTTCTCCAAGGTCACGATGGACCTGACCCGGCACAAGCTGCTGGAGCAGTGCCTCGACGAGAAAGAGGAGAACCGCCGCATCATGACGGCCGCCAACGCCGGCACCTGGAAATGGGACGCCGCCAGCCGCCGGCTGGAGTTGTCGCCCGCGCTCAAGCAATTGCTCGGCTACGACGCCGGCGGCCCCGAGCCCGACGCCAGCGACTGGCGCACCCTGGTCGACCCACAGGACGTGCCGGCCGTGTGCGGCAGGTTGCGCACCATGATGACGGCCATGCCGGCGCAGCCGCTGACCCTGGAGGTGCGGCTGTGCCGCCAGGACGGCCATTGCCGCTGGTTCTTCGTGCGCGCGGACTGGACCCGCGATAGCGGGGAGCAGGGCGAGCTGAGCGGTGTCTGCGTCGACATCCACGATATGCGCCTGCTGGCCGAGGAACGCGAACGCCTGCTCAACGAGCTGCAAGTGATGCGCTTGCGCTTTCGCGCCATCATCGACCAGATGCCGTCCGGCGTGTTCGTGGCGGACGTGCCGTCGGGCAAGCTGCTGTATCAAAACCTGAAGGCCGGGCGCATCTTCGGCGCCACGCTCGACGAGATCGCAAGCTATCACGACTACGTGCGCGTCGACGTCCGCGATCCCGATGGCCGGCCCCTGCTGGCGCACGAATTTCCGCTGGCCCAGGCCATCCTCACCGGACAGCCGGTGCCGGCGCGCGAGCTGGTGTTCCATCCGCCGGGCGCCGCGCCGCGCTATTTCCGCGTCGGCGCGACGCCGGTGCAGGCCGACGGCGACGAGCGCCGCATGGCCGTCGCCGTGGCCAACGACATCGACGACCTGAAGCGGGCGCAGGAATCGTTGCGGGCGGAAAAGGAGCGCGCCGAGGTGACCTTGCGGGCCATCAGCAACGGCGTCATCACCACCGGCCTGGACGGCCGGATCGACAGCATGAACACGGCCGCCGAACGGCTGACCGGCTGGAGCCAGCAGCAGGCTTGCGGCCTGTCGCTCGACCAGATACTGCAATTGGACCAGGAGCCGGCGGCCGATCCGGTCGATCCGGCCCAGCCCGGGGCGGGTACCACGCCGGCCATGGAGCCGGTGCTGCGCTGCATGCGCGAGAACCGGCCGGTGACGTCGGCCGCGCCGGCGGTGCTGCAGTCGCGCAACGGCAACCGGCATACGATCGAATACGCGGCCGCGCCGCTGCAATTGCCGGACAACCGCACCGGCGGCGCCGTGCTGGTGCTCAACGATGTCACCGAGTCGCGCGGGCTGCTCAAGAACCTGAGCTACCAGGCCAGCCACGACGTGCTGACCGGGCTGGTGAACCGGCGCGAGTTCGGCGTGCGCTTGCAGCGCGCGCTCGACCGCACCGCGAAGGCGGGCGTGAGCGACAGCGCGCTGCTGTACCTGGACCTGGACCAGTTCAAGATCGTCAACGACACCTGCGGCCACGCGGCCGGCGACGACCTGCTGCGCCAGCTGTCCGTGGCCTACGGTACCCATGTGCGCGAGCGCGACACCTTGGCGCGCATCGGCGGCGACGAGTTCGCGCTGATCGTCGAGCACTGCACGGTGGACGAGGCCAAGGTGGTGGCCAACAAGCTGCTCGAGACCACGCGCAACTTCCGCTACATTTGCAACAACCAGGTGTTCCGGCTGGGCGTGAGCATCGGCCTGACGCCGCTCGACGGCGGCACAACGACGATGGAGGAGGCGCTGCGCCAGGCCGACCACGCCTGCTACATCGCCAAGGAGAGCGGACGCAACCGGGTGTTCCTGCAACAGCGCGGCGGCGCCGAGATCGCGCAGCGGCGCAACGACATGTACTGGGTCAAGCGGCTCGGCGACGCCTTCCGCAACGACGATTTGCAACTGTACTACCAGCCGATCCGCGCGCTCGGCGGCGCCGGCAACGGCGGCCTGCACTACGAGATACTGCTGCGCATGAAGGACGGCAGCGCCGGGCCGGTCGGGCCGACCAGCTTCCTGCCCGCCGCCGAGCGCTACGACATCATGCAGGAGGTCGACCGCTGGGTGCTGGACCGCAGCCTCGCCTGGCTGGAGGGTCATCCCGGACACGTCGACCGGCTTGAACTGTGCACCATCAACCTGTCGCAGCGGGCGCTGGCCGATCCGGGTTTCCAGCAGTACGCGGCCGGACGCATCCAGGCGGTGGCGGTGCCGGCCGACAAGCTGTGCTTCGAGATCACCGAGACCGGCGCCTTTGCCAACCTGCAGAACACGCTGTCGTTCGTGCTGGCGCTGCAGCAGCTGGGCTGCCGCTTCGCGCTCGACGATTTCGGCACCGGCATGGCGTCGTTCGCCTACCTCAAGCAGTTGCCGGTCAACTACGTCAAGATCGACGGCTCGTTCATCCAGTTGATGACCAGCAGCACGGTGGACTTCGAGATGGTGCGCTTCACCAACGACATCAGCCACATCATGGGCCGGCGCACCATCGCCGAGTTCGTCAATGACCAGGACACGCTGGCCAAGCTGACCGAGATCGGCGTCGACTACGCCCAGGGTTTCATGCTGGGCGAGCCGCGGCCGCTGGAGGTGTGA
- a CDS encoding SDR family oxidoreductase, whose protein sequence is MSQKLEGKVAVVTGGTSGIGLAVAKRFANEGARVYITGRRQPELDAAVEAIGAAAIGARVDSADAAQLTALFDRVKAEQGKLDVLVANAGGGSMLPLGQITEEHFDDTFNRNVKGTLFTVQAALPLLGQGASVILTGSTAASTGTEAFSVYAASKAAVRSFARNWILDLKGRGIRVNTISPGPIKTPGLVELAGPDAAQQQGLLDYFATQIPMGRVGEPDEIAKAAVFLASDDASFVNGIELFVDGGLAQI, encoded by the coding sequence ATGTCCCAGAAACTCGAAGGAAAAGTAGCAGTGGTTACCGGCGGCACCAGCGGCATCGGCCTGGCCGTCGCCAAGCGTTTCGCCAACGAGGGCGCGCGCGTCTACATCACAGGGCGCCGCCAGCCGGAACTGGACGCGGCGGTCGAAGCGATCGGCGCGGCCGCGATCGGCGCGCGCGTCGATTCGGCCGACGCGGCGCAGTTGACGGCGCTGTTCGACCGCGTCAAGGCCGAACAGGGCAAGCTCGACGTGCTGGTGGCCAACGCCGGCGGCGGCTCGATGCTGCCGCTCGGCCAGATCACCGAGGAACACTTCGACGACACCTTCAACCGCAACGTCAAAGGCACCTTGTTCACGGTGCAGGCGGCGCTGCCGCTGCTGGGCCAGGGCGCGTCGGTGATACTGACCGGCTCGACCGCCGCCAGCACCGGCACCGAGGCGTTCAGCGTCTACGCGGCGTCGAAGGCGGCGGTGCGCTCGTTCGCCCGCAACTGGATCCTCGACTTGAAGGGACGCGGCATCCGGGTCAACACGATCAGCCCCGGTCCGATCAAAACGCCCGGGCTGGTGGAACTGGCCGGGCCGGACGCCGCCCAACAGCAAGGCCTGCTCGACTACTTCGCCACGCAGATTCCGATGGGGCGCGTCGGCGAGCCCGACGAGATCGCCAAGGCGGCGGTCTTCCTGGCCTCGGACGACGCCAGCTTCGTCAACGGCATCGAGCTGTTCGTCGATGGCGGCCTGGCGCAAATCTAG
- a CDS encoding LysR family transcriptional regulator produces the protein MNKLLWMRCFVRVVETGSFSAVARELDIGQPNVSRHIAALEADLGALLLHRSTRQLVVTPEGQRYYAQARQALDLISQAEADVLGQHNPRGLLRVSCAPALGTEIITGTLPAFLERYPDIELDLRMDDAYVDLVAGGVDVAIRGGELKDSALRARRLGNSERLCVASAGYVARHGMPATTADLARYQCIVYTLLGGSGAWRLSDGEVHVRGRLRVNSLECVRRAALDGLGIGYLPRWMVDRHLRSGALVDVLAGHAPTFSPVNAVYSAARLLPLRASVFIDHIAGVFALTPGFVDVAPASL, from the coding sequence ATGAATAAATTGCTATGGATGCGCTGTTTTGTGCGGGTGGTCGAGACCGGCAGCTTTTCCGCCGTCGCGCGCGAGCTCGACATCGGCCAGCCGAACGTCAGCCGCCATATCGCCGCGCTGGAGGCCGATCTGGGGGCATTGCTGCTGCACCGTTCGACGCGCCAGCTGGTGGTCACGCCGGAGGGGCAGCGCTATTACGCGCAGGCGCGCCAGGCGCTCGACCTGATTTCCCAGGCGGAGGCCGACGTGCTGGGACAGCATAATCCGCGTGGCTTGCTGCGCGTGTCTTGCGCGCCCGCGCTGGGCACGGAAATCATCACCGGCACCTTGCCCGCCTTCCTGGAACGCTACCCCGACATCGAACTCGATCTGCGCATGGACGACGCCTATGTCGATCTGGTGGCCGGGGGCGTCGACGTGGCCATCCGGGGCGGTGAACTCAAGGACAGCGCCCTGCGCGCCCGCCGCCTGGGCAATTCGGAGCGCTTGTGCGTCGCCAGCGCCGGCTACGTGGCGCGCCACGGTATGCCGGCAACCACGGCTGACCTGGCGCGGTACCAGTGCATTGTCTACACTTTGTTGGGGGGGAGCGGCGCGTGGCGGTTAAGCGACGGCGAGGTCCACGTGCGCGGGCGGCTGCGGGTCAACAGTCTGGAGTGTGTGCGCCGCGCGGCGCTCGACGGCCTCGGCATCGGCTACCTGCCGAGGTGGATGGTGGACCGCCACCTGCGCTCCGGGGCACTGGTCGACGTCTTGGCCGGGCACGCCCCGACGTTCTCGCCGGTCAACGCCGTCTACTCGGCGGCGCGCCTGCTGCCGCTGCGCGCCAGCGTTTTCATCGACCACATCGCCGGGGTGTTCGCGCTCACGCCAGGGTTCGTGGACGTGGCGCCGGCGTCGCTGTAA
- a CDS encoding alpha/beta hydrolase, with product MATLAASWLTVRNRTAKAERDNPPAGRFIEVEGVRLHYIEQGEGPVLLLLHGTVVTADDFRANGLMEQLSRSFRVIAIDRPGFGYSDRPRGTSWTPEAQARLMHLALRHLGADEYLVLAHSWGTLVAVHMALQAPDKVRGLLLLAGYYYPSARLDVPVAALPAIPVIGDLMRFTVSPLLGRLAWPLAAKGMFSPHEVTETFRREDPWMLLRPGQVRATADEAGLMVEAAAALEKRYGELQMPLLLMAGKNDRVIDPESHTARLHKDVPHSELTLLPDFGHMVQHLAQDEIVAAVNDLAERASMSSPMGLNGATRHRQEAAPM from the coding sequence TTGGCAACCCTTGCCGCCTCCTGGCTGACCGTGCGCAACCGCACCGCCAAGGCCGAGCGCGACAATCCGCCGGCCGGCCGCTTTATCGAGGTCGAAGGCGTGCGCCTGCATTACATCGAACAAGGCGAAGGACCGGTGCTGCTGCTGTTGCACGGCACTGTCGTGACGGCCGACGATTTCCGCGCCAATGGGTTGATGGAGCAATTGTCACGTTCGTTCCGCGTCATCGCGATCGACCGCCCCGGCTTCGGCTACAGCGACCGGCCGCGCGGTACCAGTTGGACCCCGGAGGCGCAGGCGCGCCTGATGCACCTGGCCTTGCGCCACCTTGGCGCGGATGAATACCTGGTGCTGGCACACTCGTGGGGCACGCTGGTGGCGGTGCACATGGCGCTGCAGGCGCCGGACAAGGTCCGCGGGCTGTTGCTGCTGGCTGGCTATTACTATCCCAGCGCGCGGCTCGATGTGCCGGTCGCGGCGCTGCCGGCAATCCCGGTGATCGGCGACCTGATGCGCTTTACCGTGTCGCCGCTGTTGGGCAGGCTGGCTTGGCCGTTGGCCGCCAAGGGCATGTTCAGTCCGCACGAGGTCACCGAAACCTTCCGGCGCGAGGACCCGTGGATGCTGCTGCGTCCCGGCCAGGTGCGCGCCACCGCCGACGAGGCCGGATTGATGGTGGAGGCGGCCGCCGCGCTGGAGAAACGCTACGGCGAGCTGCAAATGCCGCTGCTGCTGATGGCGGGCAAGAACGACCGCGTGATCGATCCGGAGAGCCATACGGCGCGGCTGCACAAGGACGTGCCGCACAGCGAGCTGACCTTGCTTCCCGACTTCGGCCACATGGTGCAGCATCTGGCGCAGGACGAGATCGTCGCCGCCGTCAACGACCTGGCCGAGCGGGCCAGCATGTCGTCGCCGATGGGGTTGAATGGCGCCACCCGCCACCGGCAGGAGGCGGCGCCGATGTGA
- a CDS encoding alpha/beta hydrolase: MKNRSLAAIAAFGLASALAAGHAAAASSTAAPVVRNVVLVHGAYADGSGWNDVIARLQQAGMHVTSVQNPLTSLADDAAATRRALAQQDGPTILVGHSWAGTVISETGTDEKVAALVYLAARAPDAGEDYGALAAKFPTPPAAAGLVKTADGFAQLSEEAFVRDFAGDIDPARARVLYASQGRVAQTLFGSRTTQAAWKVKPTYYAVSTNDRTTSPELERFVAKRMGAKTIELESSHVAMLSHPDEVANLILEAARSTSSASSAR, encoded by the coding sequence ATGAAAAACCGTTCTTTAGCCGCCATCGCCGCCTTTGGCCTGGCTTCCGCGCTGGCCGCCGGCCACGCGGCCGCAGCGTCGTCCACCGCCGCCCCGGTTGTCCGCAACGTCGTGCTGGTGCACGGCGCCTACGCCGACGGCTCGGGGTGGAACGATGTCATCGCGCGCTTGCAGCAGGCCGGCATGCACGTGACGTCGGTGCAGAACCCCCTGACGTCGCTGGCCGACGACGCCGCCGCCACGCGCCGCGCGCTGGCGCAGCAGGACGGCCCGACCATCCTGGTGGGCCACTCGTGGGCCGGCACCGTGATCAGCGAGACCGGCACCGACGAAAAGGTCGCCGCGCTGGTCTACCTGGCCGCGCGCGCGCCAGATGCCGGCGAGGACTACGGCGCGCTGGCGGCCAAGTTCCCGACGCCGCCGGCCGCCGCCGGCCTGGTCAAGACCGCCGACGGCTTCGCGCAATTGAGCGAAGAAGCCTTCGTGCGCGACTTCGCCGGCGATATCGACCCGGCCCGGGCGCGCGTGCTGTATGCCTCCCAGGGACGGGTGGCGCAAACCCTGTTCGGCAGCCGCACCACCCAGGCGGCCTGGAAGGTCAAGCCGACCTACTACGCCGTGTCGACCAACGACCGCACCACGTCACCGGAGCTGGAGCGCTTTGTCGCCAAGCGCATGGGCGCCAAGACCATCGAGCTCGAATCGAGCCACGTGGCGATGCTCTCGCACCCGGACGAAGTGGCCAACCTGATCCTGGAAGCGGCCCGCTCGACCAGTTCGGCCAGTTCGGCCAGATGA
- a CDS encoding heavy metal response regulator transcription factor: MKILVVEDEPKAGDYLVKGLRESGYVADLARNGVDGLALALEHDYDLIVLDVMLPQMDGWSVLSKLRERKHTPVLFLTARDDVADRVKGLELGADDYLVKPFAFAELLARIKTLMRRGPVREADVLRVADLEIDVLRRRVTRQAQRIELTAKEFALLHLLAKRQGEVLSRTQIASMVWDMNFDSDTNVVDVAIRRLRAKIDDPYPLKLIQTVRGIGYLVEERA; encoded by the coding sequence ATGAAAATACTGGTGGTGGAAGACGAGCCCAAGGCGGGCGATTACCTGGTCAAGGGCTTGCGCGAGTCCGGCTACGTGGCGGACCTGGCGCGCAACGGCGTCGACGGCCTGGCGCTGGCGCTGGAGCACGACTACGACCTGATCGTGCTGGACGTGATGCTGCCGCAAATGGACGGCTGGTCGGTGCTGTCCAAGCTGCGCGAGCGCAAGCACACGCCGGTGCTGTTCCTGACCGCGCGCGACGATGTGGCCGACCGGGTCAAGGGGCTGGAGCTGGGCGCCGACGACTATCTGGTCAAGCCGTTCGCCTTCGCCGAGCTGCTGGCCCGCATCAAGACCTTGATGCGGCGCGGTCCGGTGCGCGAGGCCGACGTGCTGCGCGTGGCCGATCTGGAGATCGACGTGCTGCGCCGCCGCGTCACGCGCCAGGCCCAGCGCATCGAGCTGACGGCCAAGGAGTTCGCGCTGCTGCACCTGCTGGCCAAGCGCCAGGGCGAGGTGCTGTCGCGTACGCAAATCGCGTCGATGGTGTGGGACATGAACTTCGATTCCGACACCAACGTCGTCGATGTCGCCATCCGCCGCCTGCGCGCCAAGATCGACGATCCGTATCCGCTCAAGCTGATCCAGACGGTGCGCGGCATCGGCTACCTGGTCGAGGAGCGCGCGTGA
- a CDS encoding heavy metal sensor histidine kinase: MTVAPATPTAKARRPRPLSLTLRVALLLSAVAVATFLAVGAYLYQTLASQMAERDDIELIGKVAQIRRILAELPSPQAIVQNPRPLTDALFGHDDFMLSVKGLDGAPLLRTSLTSRPLPQVARVPPRQALTLADVHDWTPAMGTGRMVSAVGLVGADGLPVQITLARERSDRLRIMRNYAVDLFVALCVGATLAALFGYAIVRHSMRRLRSVIGKANDINTSRLNTRLSVEDAPVELREMGQAFNAMLDRLEDGVQRLSGFAADLAHDLRTPVNTLMMETQVALSRPRTVQEYQALLASNSEEYERLARMIENTLFLARVDNAQLGLRRESVDLSAELQRIHDYFEILADDVGVRLTVDAPPLRIDVDPVLLQRAVGNLVSNAIRHTPAGGQVAMSARETADGVELAVSNTGPGIAAEHLPHIFDRYYRADPARSDHAHSAGLGLSIVRAIMELHDGKIRVDSVPGAETVFYLSFEKTQNI; encoded by the coding sequence GTGACGGTGGCGCCGGCCACGCCGACCGCCAAGGCGCGCAGGCCGCGTCCGCTCTCGCTGACCCTGCGGGTGGCGCTGCTGCTGTCGGCGGTGGCGGTGGCGACCTTCCTCGCCGTCGGCGCCTATCTGTACCAGACCCTGGCCAGCCAGATGGCCGAGCGCGACGACATCGAGTTGATCGGCAAGGTGGCGCAGATCCGCCGCATCCTGGCCGAGCTGCCGTCGCCCCAGGCGATCGTGCAAAATCCCCGTCCGCTGACGGACGCGCTGTTCGGCCATGACGACTTCATGCTCAGCGTCAAAGGCCTGGACGGCGCGCCGCTGCTGCGCACCTCGCTCACCTCGCGGCCGCTGCCGCAGGTGGCGCGCGTGCCGCCACGGCAGGCGCTGACGCTGGCCGACGTGCACGACTGGACGCCGGCCATGGGCACCGGCCGGATGGTCAGCGCGGTCGGGCTGGTGGGCGCGGACGGCCTGCCGGTGCAGATCACGCTGGCGCGCGAGCGCTCGGACCGGCTGCGCATCATGCGCAACTACGCGGTCGACCTGTTCGTCGCCTTGTGCGTGGGCGCCACCCTGGCCGCCTTGTTCGGCTACGCCATCGTGCGCCACAGCATGCGGCGCCTGCGCTCGGTCATCGGCAAGGCCAACGACATCAACACCAGCCGCCTGAACACGCGGCTGTCGGTGGAGGACGCGCCGGTCGAGCTGCGCGAGATGGGCCAGGCCTTCAACGCCATGCTCGACCGGCTGGAGGATGGCGTGCAGCGCCTGTCGGGCTTTGCCGCCGACCTCGCGCACGACCTGCGCACGCCGGTCAACACCTTGATGATGGAGACCCAGGTGGCGCTGTCGCGCCCGCGCACGGTGCAGGAGTACCAGGCGCTGCTGGCCTCCAACTCCGAGGAGTACGAGCGGCTGGCGCGCATGATCGAGAACACGCTGTTCCTGGCGCGGGTGGACAACGCCCAGCTGGGCTTGCGGCGCGAATCGGTCGATCTGAGCGCCGAGCTGCAACGCATCCACGACTATTTCGAGATCCTCGCCGACGATGTCGGCGTGCGGCTGACGGTCGACGCACCGCCGCTGCGGATCGACGTCGATCCGGTGCTGCTGCAGCGCGCGGTGGGCAACCTGGTGTCGAACGCGATCCGCCACACGCCGGCCGGCGGCCAGGTGGCCATGTCGGCGCGCGAAACGGCCGACGGCGTCGAATTGGCCGTCAGCAACACCGGTCCCGGCATCGCCGCCGAACACTTGCCGCACATCTTCGACCGTTACTACCGGGCCGATCCGGCCCGCTCGGACCACGCGCACTCGGCGGGCCTGGGCCTGTCCATCGTGCGCGCCATCATGGAATTGCATGATGGCAAGATCAGGGTCGACAGTGTGCCGGGCGCCGAGACGGTTTTTTACCTGTCGTTTGAAAAAACTCAAAATATTTAA
- a CDS encoding VOC family protein, whose product MTAQVEPIPKHMHSVTPHLVCDGAAEAIEFYKKAFGAVEGGRMQTPDGKIMHAEVRIGDSTVMLVDEFPDYGSVGPRKLNGSPVTIHLYVPDVDRVFEQALAAGATVRMPLEDQFWGDRYGQVVDPFGHNWSIATHVKDMTQEEMMAAMNEMQPDQANCGPQS is encoded by the coding sequence ATGACTGCACAAGTAGAACCCATCCCCAAGCACATGCACTCGGTCACCCCGCATCTGGTGTGCGACGGCGCGGCCGAAGCCATCGAATTCTATAAGAAAGCCTTCGGCGCTGTGGAAGGCGGACGCATGCAGACGCCGGACGGCAAGATCATGCACGCCGAAGTGCGCATCGGCGATTCGACCGTGATGCTGGTCGACGAGTTTCCCGACTATGGCAGCGTCGGCCCCAGAAAGCTCAACGGCAGCCCCGTGACCATCCACCTGTACGTGCCGGACGTGGACCGGGTGTTCGAACAGGCGCTCGCCGCCGGCGCCACCGTGCGCATGCCGCTGGAAGACCAATTCTGGGGCGACCGCTACGGCCAGGTCGTCGATCCGTTCGGCCACAACTGGTCGATCGCCACCCATGTCAAGGACATGACGCAGGAAGAGATGATGGCGGCGATGAACGAGATGCAGCCCGACCAAGCCAACTGCGGGCCACAATCATGA
- a CDS encoding YciI family protein produces the protein MRFMIIVKATEDSEAGKMPSTELLTAMGKFNEELVNAGVLLAGEGLQPSSKGARIRYEGTQRTVIDGPFPETRELVAGFWLIQVKSKEEAIEWMKRCPNPSDGPSEIEIRQVFELEDFGDAATPEVVAQEEALRARL, from the coding sequence ATGAGATTCATGATCATCGTCAAAGCCACCGAGGACTCGGAAGCGGGCAAGATGCCGAGCACCGAATTGCTGACGGCCATGGGCAAGTTCAACGAGGAACTGGTCAACGCCGGCGTGCTGCTGGCCGGCGAGGGCCTGCAACCCAGTTCCAAGGGTGCGCGCATCCGCTATGAGGGCACACAGCGCACCGTCATCGACGGCCCGTTCCCCGAGACCCGGGAGCTGGTGGCCGGCTTCTGGCTGATCCAGGTCAAGTCGAAGGAGGAGGCCATCGAATGGATGAAGCGTTGCCCGAATCCGTCCGACGGCCCGTCCGAGATCGAGATCCGCCAGGTGTTCGAGCTGGAGGATTTCGGCGACGCCGCCACGCCCGAGGTCGTGGCGCAGGAAGAGGCCTTGCGCGCACGCTTGTGA
- a CDS encoding YciI family protein: protein MEFMVLRRANQSTERGEQPPALEPGVFLRPSTEAVRLTRRDGEWLQSTGPFSPKELVAGFTLVEAASREDVIEQVRWWPLFDSGAVYEIRDPGCVGGCHSIDERGTVLGNMPQRDVALKRFVVFLRSDVEAEADLAPPPEVIDRMNESNEAAVRERVLLAGAGLRGTGTGARVHFANSKTTVVDGPFTEVKELIAGYWMVQAATLEQAIAWAKAYPYPHRGDLTLEIREACERIEHQEFTPEMRAAEERLRAELLEAGLRGAFGKKNRGL, encoded by the coding sequence ATGGAATTCATGGTACTGCGCCGCGCAAACCAGAGCACGGAGCGGGGCGAACAGCCGCCGGCGCTCGAGCCGGGCGTTTTCCTGCGTCCCAGCACCGAGGCGGTGCGCCTGACGCGCCGTGACGGCGAGTGGTTGCAGAGCACCGGCCCGTTTTCGCCGAAGGAGCTGGTCGCCGGCTTCACCCTGGTCGAGGCGGCCTCGCGCGAGGACGTCATCGAACAGGTGCGCTGGTGGCCGCTGTTCGACAGCGGCGCGGTCTATGAAATCCGCGATCCCGGTTGCGTCGGTGGCTGCCACAGCATCGACGAGCGCGGCACGGTGCTGGGCAACATGCCACAGCGCGACGTCGCGCTCAAGCGCTTCGTCGTGTTCCTGCGCTCGGACGTCGAGGCGGAGGCCGACCTGGCGCCGCCGCCGGAAGTCATCGACCGTATGAACGAGAGCAACGAGGCGGCCGTGCGCGAGCGCGTGCTGCTGGCCGGCGCCGGCCTGCGCGGCACCGGCACCGGCGCGCGCGTGCATTTCGCCAATTCGAAGACCACGGTGGTCGACGGGCCCTTCACGGAAGTGAAGGAACTGATCGCCGGCTACTGGATGGTGCAGGCGGCCACGCTCGAGCAGGCCATCGCCTGGGCCAAGGCCTATCCGTATCCGCACCGGGGCGACCTGACCCTGGAGATACGCGAGGCGTGCGAGCGCATCGAGCACCAGGAATTCACCCCGGAGATGCGCGCTGCCGAAGAGCGCCTGCGCGCCGAACTGCTGGAAGCGGGCCTGCGCGGCGCCTTCGGCAAGAAGAACCGTGGCCTCTGA